GACGGTTTCGAATGTGCCGACGGCACGCTCGACGCGACGACGGTGGAGTCGGTCGGAGTCGAGGCGTTCCTGCTCAACGCGTGTAGCTCCTACGAACAAGGGCTTGCTCTCGTCGATGCAGGGAGTGTCGGTGGCGTCGTGACGCTGTCAGACGTCATCAACAGCGGCGCGGTTCGGGTTGGCAAGACGATGATTCGCTTGTTGAACCGTGGATTTCCGCTCCGTGCCGCATTGACGATTGCACGGGGCCGAAGCATCGTCGGTGACCAGTACATAGTAGTGGGCGACGGGAACGTAGACGTAGTGCAGACGGAGAGCGGTCTCGCCGCACTATACGAAATCGAGCGCGACGGAGAGGAGTTCTTAGTAACTCATCGAAGCTATACGCCGAGTACTGCGGGATTAGGTGGCTTCTTCTCACCAGAATTCGTGGAAAACAGGACGTGCTACCTGAACTCGGGAGTTCACGGTCCGTTTTCGCTCACGCGCGACGAATTGAGTATGATGCTCTTACTAGAGAATCTGCCGCTCGTAATCGATGGTCAGTTCACTTGGAGCGAGTCGCTTGACTTAGGTTCGCTGTAGCGCTAGACTTTCACGGTCCGTGAGTGACCAGAGCGTGAGCCGCAGTCGTGTTCCCTGCTTGTGTCAGTAGCAACAGCATCGTAAATAGCACGCCCATCATTCGCGGGTTCTCTCGGAGATACGTCGTGAGGTTGCCTTCTTGCATGACAACTGTTGCTTATGCCCACACAAATATAAAGTTTTTTACAATATTTTAGACATAATACTGTCAGAAACGGACTTACGGTCTGGTACGATCTCCTATATTATAATTCATTACGTAGTGGGATAGCTGTTTGACAGT
The sequence above is a segment of the Halorussus halophilus genome. Coding sequences within it:
- a CDS encoding DUF7503 family protein, which codes for MQEGNLTTYLRENPRMMGVLFTMLLLLTQAGNTTAAHALVTHGP